In the genome of Chrysoperla carnea chromosome 5, inChrCarn1.1, whole genome shotgun sequence, the window CAATGATTTTTCGATTGTATCCACGAGTGAATGCAGAGCTGTTTCGACGGACTTGCCCTTACAGTACGCATGTTGAGACTCGGATATAATTCCTGTTCTCATGCTTTTGCGTATGTGAACGTCCAAGAGCCTCTCCAATGTCTTGAGTAGAAATGATGAGAGGCTTATGGGCCGAAAGTCCTTGAGGGTGCTTTATGAGGCATGCCCCCCTTTGGGTATAAAAACGACCTTGAACTGTTCCATTTTTGGGAATGTGAGTCAAGTCAATGCAAGCTTGATAGATGACTTCCAGCCATGGAGTCATTCTATGAGATTCTATGAGAGATCGCTTGCATTTCTGCTGGGATGATACCATCCAATCCTGGCGATTTGTATGGCTCAAACTCAGAGATAGCTCATTTGATCTTTTCTTTATCGATCAGTGTTTGGGCGAAGTTATGCGAATTAGCTGCAGCATCTAAGCCATCATATTCCCGCTACTCTTGGCCAGGGAAATGGTGATTGACCAGAAGCTCCAGAGTCCCCAAGCTTGATTCCGTCCATTGGCCAGTCATAGAGTCTTCCAGATGTCCTGGTGCCATTGGACTTGAGGATAGAATTTTTCTTAGTCGGCTCGCCCCCGAGGTTGCCTCTATTTTCTCCCAGAAGTCTGCCCAAGAGGTCCTTTTTGCAAGCCTTAATGCTTTTTTGCTGGCCTTATAGGCcagaatattgatgctacgaacatagTTTTGGTATTAATCCGtaaacacgatagctcaaaaacgaaaagaaatatcaacatgaaatttttgtagcgtgctcggaacgtaaaaaatgaggttgagttcgtaaaggagcaacataggtcaattgggtcttgagtccgtaggatccattttgtaaatcgttagaaatagaacaagaattgaaatataaaaaatttttcttataaaaaattaatcaacttttgtttgaaactttttttgtaaatattactgtttacctgtgagagcgAAAATTAGATTAGGACATTGCATGTATGGTATATGtattaaatgggaatatcagttatacgTATGTGGCtatgtaagagtgactatctttctttacttacatgacgtaaataaacaaatgattgcataatcaacactgtctatacatggtattacaacaattaactcaatcaattgtttatttacacttgttaagtttaaatttgtattaatgaaGCATTGCATCGTAATGATGTGATGTTTCTCTATATGTTTGTTGACAAACGTCCGggtgaaataataatttggtgTTTTGTTTAGAATCCAGCAACATTACAAGATGCATATTCATTGATAGCATTAGGCAACGTTTGGTTACAAACACTACATCAACCCACTAAGGATAAAGAACGTGAGAAACGTCATCAAGAGCGAGCATTATCTATGTATAAACAAGTATTACGTACAGATCCACGTAACATATGGGCAGTGAATGGAATTGGTGCTGTATTAGCACATAAAGGTTGTGTGAATGAAGCACGTGATATATTTGGACAAGTTCGTGAAGCTACAGCTGATTTTTGTGATGTTTGGTTGAATATTGCTCACATTTATGTTGAACAAAGACAGTATGTTAGCGCCATTCAAATGGTAAGCACACTAACACTattctaaaattgttttcatatacTATATTCACTGTCAGTCTAAAAATGTAtgctctgtctgtctgtagcattcAAAACGtagcatttattaatttaaaaaatatttaaggtagtattaGGAGTATCTAAGGTCACACTTAAGTACTTATCGCATCAATCaatgtttttactcgggagtcctcaataacaccttcgattttgataatttttttttaatgattctttttgtatattatttaaaatcagaaacatttcaaaagGGAAAATACTTTGGAGGCAATGTTCCGATTGACATGTCGACgtccagcctaaatcgctaataatagaagtttgaaatttagaGAGTATGctgattttatatattgtagGTGTcctttaagaataaatttttcgaaattcgtcctctaaaatgatgaaatacgggatgaaagtttgtatgaaaatatatacaaacagtcatttttgaattcattacgtaaccgatttaaaaaattccttCCCCTATAGAATGCTATATTATCAGCAaatgggctgtattttattttcaaaaaaaaaaattaaggttccgcaccagaattaaaaatgtaatatatagtGAAACCGACATTTTTGGGTCCAGTACCTAcctaatcgattttaaaaattctttcatctatagaatgctacattatcaacAAGTGACATGgccgtattttcttttcaaaataattagggtttaagttaaaatacactaaatagtgaacaaaagggaagttaagagaattgaaggctataacgtgaATAActactagttatttatattgtttaaactgtAAGTgcaacttatttaaaaaaataactcttgtgattttttttccacAAGAAAATGTATTTAACTAAATAACAATAGAAAtggatttaaacttttaaacctCGAACTCTagcttttatgaaaataaaatacggcCATGTTAATGTcagataatgtagcattctgtaagtgaaataatttttaaatcgattaagtagtgaactcaaaaagtGACGATTTgactttttaaaagattttactgTGGGTGCGGAACTCtaagtttttacaaataaaatacagcccataATACTTGCTGATAATAAAGCATTCTATAGgggaagaaattttttaaatcggttacgtagagaactcaaaaatgaagatttgtatatattttcatacgaACTTGCATTCGCTATTATAATctttttaggggatgaatttctcaaaattgttttcttattgatccctacagtataaaatgagtatcctctcgaaatttcaaacttctatcattagcgatttaggctgggcgtcGACATGTCAATCGGAACATTGCCTATCCACCCTCCAAATTATTTCCCCctttgaaatgtttctgattttatataatatacatgaagaatcattttttttttaaatcttcaaaatcggagctgttattgagaattccctaagaatggctattttatgtattcctttatgcgactatttaaaaaaaaaatttattcgaagaTCATAGTTCCCTACTTTAACagtctaaaaattaaatttttttatcctaccgtttaagatatatttttaattaaaattttttaaaattacatgggCTCTTATCAGCGTCTTTGTTCAATTTTACGGGAAATGGTTTATGTTTGAATAATTGGCACAGTTCACGTTTAGTAAAAAACttcttgatttattaaataactttaaaaacgaatttttgtttaacatGATTTAccgtacagttttttttaaattaatttttttaacccgGCGCTTGTCTTTGTTTTTCTGTCAGCAGCCATATTAGAAAGATTTAGAGGGAAATAAATAGCGGACTCTTAACAGAGCACTCTGAATTCAAACTATCGAAattaccattttaaaattggcatatctcggtcaattttcaAGCTAGAAagtaaaacaacaaacaaaaatgtgcaCAATTATTTCAGTTAGTGGAGGAGTGATTGACATTAGAATTGAGACATTAGAATGGCAAAAGCCttaaaaatctgaaataaaagCATGATTGACCGTTCGGGATCCTTCTTTTACTGTTgactaaaaatcaatttttttgtttttagtatgaAAATTGTTTACGAAAATTCTACAAATATAGTCATGTTGAAGTATTACAATATTTAGCCCGTGCATATTTTAAAGCTGGTAAATTAAAGGATGCAAAAATGGTATTATTGAAAGCACGACGTGTTGCACCTCAAGATACAGTTTTACTGTATAATATTGCATTAGTATTGCAACGGTTAGCAACACAAATATTGAAAGATGAAAAATCAACATTACAAACTGTTTTACAAGCTGTCCATGAACTTGGACTTTCACATAAGTAAGTATAAGTATAATTATAGGTAtaatagtagagtgaaattacgccttgtgtatggattaaaagttcgagcaatgaaactttggggtttttcttttcacatcaaaataagtattttttgaaattttttacgttcccggagtggtgcaacatgtttaaaaaacaaaatggcgtcaaaaatgaaatttttttcagaaattttatcatttttattttatattcgcaaaaggagacatcggtgcatatccaaatttggtaggtttgtagtcaatgttaagaactactcctcatatttttttggtggggtttcgtcccttcccctcccagttatatatatatgtatacatacatatggtaaaacagttcatttgactgtaacttgaaaaatattcgattgattttaatgaaactaatatcaatagtaggttttattacttacaactttcggttaaaattttagcaaaatccgttaaatagttcggccaaaatttccaatttagggaattgtttaaaatggctgccattttatgccattttgtcctacgaggttaaatttttttttaaattgtagcattttttattatctttcgattttataataagtgacttacccgtaaaatgactccttgatccatatttttgcgaaaaacggaaaatttaacactttctggaaataattgtttggggggtgtatggactggctttggggggtgttttttgctttgacatgagaaaactatttttaaaagaggtctatatggtttaaagcaaaatttttaagttttaacccccgagctgtaagggggaaggggtgtatgaaataaatgtatcttaaaagattttaaaaagaggtcaaaatagtttaaaatgctaaagtaacccaaaattttagctgtttatattaatatagcactttttacaacatccaccccttcccctccccctttgagatcagcgaccccaaaaacccctttatacgtcctaaaaattttgaatttgcaaaaaatttgaaagggggagcggatttcgctaaaattttaaccgaaagttgtaagtaataaaacctactattgatattagtttcattaaaatcaatcgaatattttttaagttacagtcaaatgaactgttttaccatatgtatgtatacatatatatataactgggaggggaagatacgaaaccccaccaaaaaaatatgaggagtagttcttaacattgactacaaacctaccaaatttggatatgcaccgatgtctccttttgcgaatataaaataaaaatgataaaatttctgaaaaaaatttcatttttgacgccattttgttttttaaacatgttgcaccactccgggaaagtaaaaaatttcaaaaaatacttattttgatgtgaaaagaaaaaccccaaagtttcattgctcgaacttttaatccatataacagcctttttttgcttagatttactccagtataagTATAAGTATAAGTATTACTTCTTTTAGTTTTACTTCTCTTTCTCTACTACTTATCTACAAATATCGTAAAAAGAGTTTAACACAGGCCTATCTACACTGGAGTTgataaaaagttgattttaaattaaaaaaaactactttcaatgattttttacctattattatatttacccaCCCACAGAGCTGGGGGTGGATTTGGTTCAACACCTCCCCCATATTAAGAATATCTCTACATAAatttgaactaacaatatagtcctgtaaatgcagCCATTTATGAAACTCATCTCCACTGATTAGTTAGCTGTTTAGCATGAATAACTGATTAGTTTAGCATGCATATtataaacgttacaaacttgggactaaacttagtataccttgatatatatttcatatacacagggtataacaAGGTTAATGATTATTGTGtggttttgatcaaatattgGTTCAAAACCAATTGGGCCTCatgttttggatattttttaataatttttttctgtgacttttttcacataacctcgCCGTTTTCATATATTGAGGCTTACATTTTGTAATCACTATTAACGCGTAGTTGATCAAAACCAcacaataatcgttaattttgtcaatatcaatttttcatcacaataacattttttttaaacgttggTATTTAAAAAACGGTAAGATAGGCGCTAATCTTTTATCTGGATCGTGAAGTTTTCCGTTCTAGATTAATAACactgatcaaatatttgatgtaGGTACTGTTTTTCCAAAATTGATTCCTAAAAAGCCGAATTAGAATGTGACGTGACGTACATATGTACACCAAAACagaattagttttaaataatttggcatttttttctagatatttCCAATATTTATCTGTACATGGTGATCGTATGAAATATGATGTAACACTAGCTGCTCTTGAAGCCCGTCAATGTCAAGATTTATTAAGTCAAGCCCAATATCATGTAGCACGCGCACGACGTGTTGATGAAGAAGAACGTGCTTTACGACGTAAACAAGAAGATGAACGTACTGCAttcaaaatgaaacaaatagaaGAACAGCAACGTTTGGAGGAGCAACGACGAAAAGATAAAGAACAAATGCTACAAAAACGTCAAGAATTTAAGGAAAAGACAAAAAACGCATTGTTATTCGAAGAAATGCCACAAGAAAAGGGTAAAGGTAAAGGGCGTAGTCGAAAAGATCAATATGTCTCAGATTCGGGGGGTAGTGATGATGGTGTGCGAGGTAATGTTGAATCTGGTGAACCACGCCAAAAAAGTAAGAAACGACGACACAGTGGAGAACGTAAGAAGAAGAGTGGGAGCAGTAAACGTAAGCGTGATAAACGTGGCAACGATGGTCGTTCTGGCTCAGATTCAGATCGCCCTCGTGGTAAGAAGAGCGGTGGACGTAAAAAGGTTAAAGAaccaaaaaagaaaactgacgAAGGTCTTAGTGGTAAACAGAAAATGCGTATTGTTTCGAAAGCGACAATTTCTACTAGTGAATCTGACGATAGTGACGGCGgtggtaaattaaaaattgctagTGGAGGTGAAAGCGGGAGTGGGAGTGATAGCGGCGATAAGAGAGTCAAGAAGAAGCGACGTATTGCATCCGAATCAGATCGTTCAGAGAGTCAATCGAGTCGTTCACGATCACGCTCAAAGAGTGGATCACGGTCAGGTTCTGGATCACGATCAAGAAGTGGTAGTCGATCAAAAAGTCGATCACGATCGAAAAGTAAGTCACGATCGAGATCAAAGAGTGTATCTCGTTCACGAAGTCGTTCAAAGAGTGGATCACGATCTGGAAGTCGTTCAAAGAGTGGATCACGATCCAGAAGTCGTTCAAAGAGTGTATCTCGATCTAGAAGTCGTTCGAAGAGTGGATCAAGATCTAGATCTGGTTCGAGATCCAAATCCCGTTCAAAGTCAAGATTCAGATCTAAGTCCGGTTCACGGTCACGATCTAATTCCAAGTCACCATCGCGTAGTAGATCACGAAGTGGTTCTAAAAGTCCTAGTCGGAGTAGATCAAGGTCGCCAAATAAGTCTGGATCTGGTAGCGAttaaactatatataaatttaaataatttggtatTAAAGAGTTGGGCATAatcttttaattgaatttgtgatgacgatttttgtaaatcgggccgtaattttaaatgttttttgaattttatttttatttatttttttctagaggatgttaaacatattaaaaatataaacaatttgtttgtaaatgtaATTGTTGGACTTGCTGGCTCATTATTCATAATGGACCAAGAGCTaatgaacttttaaaaaagatCGCATATAGTTCTAGATCGCActaggtaataatttttttttgggtgccctattattctattatcagttcttaaTAGAACTATAAATAGGTCTGCTGAATAGATACCATGAATGGTAACTACCCACTGATAGACACCTAATCGAGTTTGTAGTatgtaaactataattaaagCCATTTACGTAAATCTAAATCTCAAATCTAGAACACTTTGTCTATTTAGTCTACTCTTTGACTATTGTCTAAGAGACTGATTACTTCAACGTTTGGGTGCCTTTCAAGGCGAGTCAAGTAACTTTCACTGAACCGCGTAATTTCTTCACGCACTGTGGACACTTTAAGACTAGTCGTCATTACGCACGTACCAGGGAGATTCACTAATTGTTCGtaacacttttgattgaaaccgtTTAATAATTTCGATGTTACTATTGCTACCAGTTCCTCATACTTGAATCCCATAAGTCCACACAggttttagaattgatttatacAATATTACTTTATTGTCTAATGATAACTTAGATTTATGGCCTAGCAGCCAGTAAAGTTtcgagaattttaaatttaatttttttccttagaCCAGATGTGTTTGCGCCAAGTTTGCCTTCCGTCTAAGTGAATTTCCAGGTATTTTACCAATTTCAGAAAGCTCTGTACGCATGGACCTACACACCGCGTTGTACATTGACCGAGGCTAAATCCTTTAATCAATATTCAGATATTGTCGATAATGTTGAAAAGGAGCGTTGCTGTCACAGATAAAATTGCCAGAACGCGAATCATTTGGAAACGTATTTCAGATGTGACAGAAATTATCGTGCAAAATGaagagtatattttaaaaagttgagcGTAAGAGTCTTCATTTACCTTTTTCATTTTGTTGGGAAAGAGACAATCAAAGCTTGATCAAATATTGCGTGTATCACAAACAAGTCGATATGTACAATTTGTAGATTATGGGATGGATGGATATCTTATCTTCAATTGAATCAGTCTGTACATTCGAGCGTTGAGTCTGGTTTGGCCGTCAACCAAACCTCCCAGGTCTGATCAGCGAGGTGCCAACTGCgatcttttcaattttatgttagCCAAAAATTCTTTGGCTCTTGATCCATaaagaagtttttcttttgattgatTTTGTATTTGAGTATACTCGGCgttaacatcattattttacatattcatttaattttgtttattttagagttaaaaatttcgttttgtcacaaaaaattttacggaCGGAAATGGACAtacagagtgaaattttaatctatGATTGCTTATAgttcgttttttagttaaacaaataaaaaaataaggtaagagatagaataacgtAATGTGAGAGACAGGATATGTTTTTAGAGAAAATGTGAGTTAAAAACATttgattattgaaaaaacaCAAGTTGCGAGGGACAATAAAGATCTTTTGTTTGTGTTATTAACTTTTAAGCTcaagtaaattttcaagatcattttaagatcaaagtgaAATGACTTTGAAACTACAAttttaggtcaaagtcatgggcaCAGGAATGTTCTCCATTGcacttgacaacttttggttaaagtatttttctgtatctaccgtgttttttttcgattaaattccgtaatgacatattttttcgaaagctgtacgatttacgaaaaaatgttttaaataaaaatgttagtttttttatgaggatcaacttttgatttaaagtgttattctatctcttaccgtttagtaattaaattgactattaaggCAATctggagaactaggtccaatctgatatcagaacatgatacCCCccataaaattgcaacttttgttaaggttattatttgattggttaattacaaaacgcgctattagccataatagattaaaatggtccactctgtatatagGTATCAGAAATATCACTAGGGGTGGcaaaatataactttattatCGATATTCCATCGATCGAAATTGGAATATCAGTATGTGAATAATATTGTCTGATAAATATCGATATcgtacaattttgtttaaagttgCATAAtactaatgtttttttttttgagtaactCACCAAAAATAACGATATCTGATAAATATTGATACTTATCGTTTCGTCGACATTTTATTTAGTGTTCTTGCTCATTTGTGGTACACTTTTACACCTTAATCCGTCTTATAAAGGATACCAGCCTACTTTCtctttttttcgatatttaaaaaagaatcgatattttaatatatcgaTGTAACGTTGCCATCCCTAAatattacaagttttttaaaattcaattttaattaaggaGATCCACGTAGAATAGaaagtcatttaaaatttgctaaaaatttgtaaattaattgttagttaatgattaataaaaaaaatctaaaaacaaaaaatttcctggacttttaatgaaataattggttttgaaaatttggatttttaaatgtaagtaaatgGGAATCAATCCAGTTATGTCTTAGGTTAAGAATTCAATATGAAtaacaattgtaataaatatgtattttttttattgaaaaaataataagctttcaattaaaacaataaaaaaaaagtgggcTTCCAACGACTTACGgagatatttgatattttttatgaatagtaTCATATCGTCAATCCTAGTAGCTCAGCTGATTAAGgcttaaccaattccgttctcggtatgcatagggtagcgggttcgtttcccgccgtcacaacaaaaattaatttaattaatttaattaatagttttgacgGGCtaatgtagtgcatggtataaacatgaaggaggtgcactcagcctctgaaaataagtTTTAGGGAGTCATTTCAGAAAGGCCGAAAATTTCATAGGTATTAACCAACACCGCCATCTTCAATTCTAAGCCCATTTTACGTTGTCAAAGCGCTGGGCTTTAGCCCCAAAAGAATGTCAAAGATGTAGCGTATTTCTCAAAATTGTACTGATTCTAGAAAGGATAGAACCAgttttaattgattgattttcaaaacaattaaagTCGACATGAGGTCGACCGCAATGATAGTGGAGGGAGGAAGTTTGCTAGCCAAAACGATAAATTTGTCGGTTAGGACGACTTCACATCGACCATATTTCGAATATGAGTCgattaaaacttgaaaaaagtatacaaattagcgtttatatatatttttgtgattgCGGACTGACtaaacaccccccccccccccctataTTGCGAACGATATCGCATCgactatactttttttaaatttctatcgaTTTAAACCGATTCTACCTGTCAGTTCAAACTTGAGAAAGATACTACACCTTTGC includes:
- the LOC123299869 gene encoding RNA polymerase-associated protein CTR9 homolog isoform X1; this encodes MSGSIEIPLRDTDEVIELYLDQLPDGDEVLGILRQERAQLSIWVNLALEYYKQKKINDFIKILEASRTDANIDYRDFEKDQMRAFDMLAAYYVQEANRTKNKDKKRELFTKATFLYTTADKIIMYDQNHLLGRAYFCLLEGDKMEQADAQFNFVLNHSNSNIPSLLGKACIAYNKKDFRGALAFYKKALRTNPNCPAAVRLGMGHCFMKLNNQDKARLAFERALQLDSKCVGALVGLAILKLNQQQPDAIRTGVQMLSKAYTIDSTNPMVLNHLANHFFFKKDYAKVQHLALHAFHNTENEAMRAESCYQLARAFHVQNDYDQAFQYYYQATQFAPPAFVLPHFGLGQMYIHRGDSENAAQCFEKVLKAQPGNYETMKILGSLYANSTSQSKRDIAKNHLRKVTEQYPDDVEAWIELAQILEQSDLQGSLQAYGTATRILKEKVGDEIPPEIFNNVGALHYRLGNLEEAKKNLEESLERSKVEAAEHDPQYYNSIAVTTTYNLSRLYEALCVFDKSEKLYKDIIKEHPNYVDCYLRLGCMARDKGQIYEASDWFKEALRINNDHPDAWSLLGNLHLSKMEWGPGQKKFERVLKNPATLQDAYSLIALGNVWLQTLHQPTKDKEREKRHQERALSMYKQVLRTDPRNIWAVNGIGAVLAHKGCVNEARDIFGQVREATADFCDVWLNIAHIYVEQRQYVSAIQMYENCLRKFYKYSHVEVLQYLARAYFKAGKLKDAKMVLLKARRVAPQDTVLLYNIALVLQRLATQILKDEKSTLQTVLQAVHELGLSHKYFQYLSVHGDRMKYDVTLAALEARQCQDLLSQAQYHVARARRVDEEERALRRKQEDERTAFKMKQIEEQQRLEEQRRKDKEQMLQKRQEFKEKTKNALLFEEMPQEKGKGKGRSRKDQYVSDSGGSDDGVRGNVESGEPRQKSKKRRHSGERKKKSGSSKRKRDKRGNDGRSGSDSDRPRGKKSGGRKKVKEPKKKTDEGLSGKQKMRIVSKATISTSESDDSDGGGKLKIASGGESGSGSDSGDKRVKKKRRIASESDRSESQSSRSRSRSKSGSRSGSGSRSRSGSRSKSRSRSKSKSRSRSKSVSRSRSRSKSGSRSGSRSKSGSRSRSRSKSVSRSRSRSKSGSRSRSGSRSKSRSKSRFRSKSGSRSRSNSKSPSRSRSRSGSKSPSRSRSRSPNKSGSGSD